One Ranitomeya imitator isolate aRanImi1 chromosome 1, aRanImi1.pri, whole genome shotgun sequence DNA window includes the following coding sequences:
- the ERCC8 gene encoding DNA excision repair protein ERCC-8 produces the protein MIGLLWSRLCGLDSPLRLRRAESTRRVLSLELNKDRNVELMHENGVNSLDIEPVEGRYMLSGGADGIIVLYDLERLSQTSSYTCKALCKVGKGHPDVHKFSVETVQWYPHDTGMFTSSSFDKTLKIWDTNSLRLAEVFQFDGNVYSHHMSPLATKHSLIAVGTKNPKVQLCDLKSGSSTHILQGHRGEVLSVCWSPRYDNILATASADSKVKLWDVRKATGCLTTLDQHNGEKSKSSSEATNTAHNGRVNGLCFTSDGLHLLTVGTDDRMRLWNSATGENTLVNYGKVSNDSRRGVKFTVSLGCSPEFVFVPYDSTIVVYTIFSGEKISVLRGHYNDVSCCVFQPHFQDLYSGSKDCNILAWVPAVRELLPNDDSEKLRSQAHLHPAFQDAWSSSDEDA, from the coding sequence ATGATAGGTCTCCTTTGGTCTAGGCTTTGTGGATTAGACAGCCCGCTTCGTCTCAGACGGGCAGAATCCACACGAAGGGTGCTTAGCCTGGAGTTAAACAAAGACCGAAATGTGGAACTAATGCACGAAAATGGAGTTAACAGTCTGGACATTGAGCCGGTGGAAGGACGATATATGCTGTCCGGTGGTGCAGATGGCATCATTGTCCTTTATGATCTGGAACGTTTGAGTCAGACGAGCTCCTATACGTGTAAAGCCCTGTGTAAAGTGGGCAAAGGCCACCCTGATGTTCACAAGTTCAGCGTGGAGACCGTTCAGTGGTACCCACATGACACTGGCATGTTTACATCTAGTTCATTTGACAAGACCCTGAAAATATGGGACACAAACTCCTTACGACTAGCAGAAGTCTTTCAGTTTGACGGGAATGTTTATAGCCACCACATGTCCCCATTGGCAACAAAGCATAGTCTAATCGCAGTTGGGACCAAAAATCCCAAAGTTCAGCTATGTGACTTGAAATCTGGCTCCAGTACACACATATTACAGGGTCATAGGGGGGAAGTCCTATCGGTCTGCTGGTCTCCACGATATGATAATATCTTAGCCACTGCAAGCGCCGACAGCAAAGTTAAACTATGGGATGTCCGCAAGGCGACTGGCTGCCTCACAACGTTGGACCAACACAATGGAGAAAAGTCTAAATCTTCATCAGAAGCTACCAACACTGCCCACAATGGAAGAGTGAATGGGTTATGCTTTACAAGTGATGGTCTCCATCTCCTGACTGTTGGCACCGATGACCGGATGCGCCTCTGGAACAGCGCTACTGGGGAAAACACTTTGGTCAATTATGGCAAAGTTTCAAATGACAGCAGAAGAGGTGTCAAGTTTACAGTTTCTTTAGGTTGTAGCCCAGAGTTTGTGTTTGTACCGTATGACAGTACAATTGTTGTGTATACCATTTTCTCTGGGGAAAAAATAAGCGTATTGAGGGGCCATTATAATGATGTGAGCTGTTGTGTGTTCCAGCCTCACTTCCAGGATCTTTACAGTGGCAGCAAAGACTGTAATATTTTAGCATGGGTTCCAGCAGTAAGGGAACTGCTTCCCAACGATGACAGTGAAAAGTTAAGGTCACAGGCACATCTGCATCCTGCCTTTCAAGATGCCTGGAGCAGTAGTGATGAGGATGCATGA